The Mycobacteriales bacterium DNA segment TCGCCCCCGGCCGCGAGGATCTCGAGGCGATCGGCGTCAACCTGATGGACCACCGTCGTCGCGGTGCCGTGCTCGACGTAGCGTTGCGGACCACGGCGGAGGCGCTGTCCGACGCCGCCCCGCCGCCGCTGTCCGCTGCCGGGTAGCGATGCGGGTCTACCTGCCGGCAACACTTTCGCTGCTGCGCGACTGGCTGGCTGCCGGCGCCGCGACGCCGGCGGGGCACGGGTACGCCGTCACCCCCTCGCTTCGGGAGTGGTACCGAGAAGGGGACCTCGAAGAGCTCGAGCACGCGGCTGCGCTGCTGGCGGCGGTCGCGTCGCTGGAGCTGCTCGCCGAGGACCCGGCGGCGCCCCGCCGCCGCGTCGTACTCGCCGCCGACGTCGACGACACCGATGTCGTGCCGGCCCACGACGAGCGAGGCGTGGTGCGCCTCGCCGGCTCGGTGGCGGTGGCGCAGTGGGCGAGCGCGCTGGTCGACGACGACGGCGCAGCCGAGGTGGTGACCGGCGCCGTGGCGCTGTTGCGAGACCCGCAGGCGTCAGCCGACGACCTCGACTTCGCGCTCGGCGAGGCCGAGGCGGCCGACCTCAGCTGGTACGCCGTGCAGGAACTGGCAGACCTGCTGACATGAGGACAGCGGCCGGCGCATTGACCCCCAAACGGGTGTCAAGTCGACACCCGTCGGGCACCGACTAGATCAGCGATGCTTGTTGCGTCTGCCGCGGGGACTGCGGCGCCGGTGACCCGCAGGGAGCTGGACCCGCTTCGCGAGCGGCCGCTCTACCTGCGGTCGCTACGCGCCCTGCTCGCCGTGACTGTCATCATCTACGCGGCGCTCGTTCCCCACGACGTCCGTACCTCCGAGCTCGACGTCGCCGCGCTGTCGGTTGGCTACCTGGTCACGACGTTCGGGGTCGAGGCGGTCTCCCGGCTGCTGACCGGTGGCTTCTACCGCTGGCTGTTCTGGCTGGCGCTGGGCATCGACGGAGCGTTCCTCGCGGCCGCGACGTACCTGGTCGGTGGCTCGCCCGGCCCGGTGCGCTACCTGGTGTTGGTCTACCTCACGGTGATCAACCTGCTGGGGGCGTGGCGGATCGGCGTGCTCAGTGCGGTCTGGCAGTCGATGACCCAGCTCGCGTTCTACCTCGCGCAACGCAGCCATGCGCTCGCGGCGATCGCCAACCCGGTCACCCCCGGCCGTGAGGGCAACCAGTTCGCGGCCTTTCTCGCCGCGCTGTGGGTGCTGACGATCGTCACGGCACTGCTGTCCGCGGTCAACCAGGAAGAGCTACGGCGCCGTCGCTACGAGGTGGACCGGCTCGTCGACCTCGGCCGCGACCTGGAGAACGCCGAGGACGCCGACACGATCGGCCAGCTGCTGCTCGGCGCGCTCGGTGACGCGTTCGGCTTCGAGCGCATGGCGTTGTTCGGGGTGGTGCACGACGTCCCCCGGCTGCTCGTGGCGACGCAGCCGACGGCGCCGTTCGACGGCACGTTGCACGATCGCTCGCTGCTCACCCAGGCCGTTGCCGAGCGAACCACGATGCGGGTGGACCGGGTCGACGACGAAGCGGACCCGTGGCTTGCGGCGAGCTTCCCGGCGGCCCATGATCTCGTCGTCGTGCCGTTGCTCGCCGACGGAGTCGTCGGGGTCCTGGTCGCCGGCCTGGGGCACTGGGCGAACAAGCCGGCCGAAGGCCGGGTCATCGCGGCAACCGAGCGCTTCGCCGGGCACGCCGCGCTGGCGGTGCGCAGTGCCGATCTGCTCGCCCGGGTGCGTCAGCTGGCGATCACCGACGGCCTGACGCAGCTGTCGAACCGCCGGGCGTTCGACCGGGCGATCGAACGGGAGATCGGACGCGCAGCGCGATCGGACGGGCGGCTGTCGGTCGTGCTGATCGACCTCGACCACTTCAAGGACCTCAACGACGAGTACGGCCACGTGACCGGCGACACGGTCCTGCGCCAGATCAGCCGGGCACTCGCCGGCTCGGTGCGCACTTACGACACCATTGCCCGGTACGGCGGCGAAGAGTTCGCCGCCGTCCTGCCGGGGTGCTCGGCGGGGCTTGCCTTCACCCTGGCCGACCGGCTGCGGCTGGCCGTGCAGGATGCGGCATCGGACATCAAGGTCACCGCCAGCGTCGGGGTCGCGACCTACCCCTACGACGGTGCGGACACGAGCACGCTGCTGCGTTCGGCGGACCGCGCGTTGTATGCCGCCAAACGCGCCGGGCGCAACCGGGTGCGATCGGCCGAGCAGGCGGAGGTCGAGCTCAAGGACAGCCAGCAGTCGCAGTGAGCAGCCGGCTTCAGGAGCCGCTGTCGATCGGCGGCGCGACGGTGCGCAACCGGCTCTACCGCGCCCCGGTCCTCGAAGGCGCTGGTGACGGCGAGGACGCGGCCGCCGCCTACCAGCGGCAGTTCGTCGCCAACGCCGAGGACGGCGTCGGGTTGATCATCCAAGGGTCGTCGTGCATCTGGCCGGAGGGACGCACCTCGCCGGGCATGACGTGCGTCGACACCCGAGACAAGATGCTGCGACTGGCGCCGATGGTCTCGGCGGTCAAGCGGGCGGGCGCGACGATCTTCATCCAGCTGGGTCACGGCGGGATCTACGCGATGGAGAGCTGGCACGAGCCGTACGCCTCGCAGCGGCGTGGGCCGGTGCTTGCCGCCTCACCGTTGCGGCCGCTGCTGCGCCCGTCGTTTCGCGGGGTGCCGGTGCATGTGCTGACCACCGACGAGGTGCACGCGATGGCCCGCCGTTACGGGGAGGTTGCCGGCTGGGCGCGTGAGGCGGGCTACGACGGTGTGCAGCTCGGGTCGGCCAACGCCAAGCTGCTCGACCAGTTCCTGTCACCGTTCTACAACCGGCGTACCGACGAGTTCGGTGGATCTGCGCAGGCCCGCGCCCGAGTGCTCCGGCTGATCCGCGAGGCGGTGGCCGAGCATGCCGGGCCCGATTTCCCGTGCACGGTCAAGGTGCCGGTCGAGGTGGCCCCGTTCGGCCTGCCGCATACCTCTTTCGAGGAGGCGTTGCGGCTGTCGCGGCTCGTCGAGGAGTGGGGCTTCGACGCGGTCACGCCGGTCGCGGTGTCGGTGCTGCCCGACACCACCCTCGCGCGTGGCGCGGCTGCGACCACCCTGCGCGACAACACGGCGATGGCGCAGCGGTTGCGTCGCGCGGCGCCTCGGCGGACTCGCCGGGCCTCGTTGCGGTTCGGCTACTGGTGGGCGGCACGTCGAGCGCCGTTCGAGCCCGTGTGGAACCGCGCGCTGTTCACCGCGGTGTCCGAGCAGGTGTCGATCCCGGTGTTCGCGGTCGGTGGCATCCGCACCGCGGATGA contains these protein-coding regions:
- a CDS encoding GGDEF domain-containing protein, coding for MTRRELDPLRERPLYLRSLRALLAVTVIIYAALVPHDVRTSELDVAALSVGYLVTTFGVEAVSRLLTGGFYRWLFWLALGIDGAFLAAATYLVGGSPGPVRYLVLVYLTVINLLGAWRIGVLSAVWQSMTQLAFYLAQRSHALAAIANPVTPGREGNQFAAFLAALWVLTIVTALLSAVNQEELRRRRYEVDRLVDLGRDLENAEDADTIGQLLLGALGDAFGFERMALFGVVHDVPRLLVATQPTAPFDGTLHDRSLLTQAVAERTTMRVDRVDDEADPWLAASFPAAHDLVVVPLLADGVVGVLVAGLGHWANKPAEGRVIAATERFAGHAALAVRSADLLARVRQLAITDGLTQLSNRRAFDRAIEREIGRAARSDGRLSVVLIDLDHFKDLNDEYGHVTGDTVLRQISRALAGSVRTYDTIARYGGEEFAAVLPGCSAGLAFTLADRLRLAVQDAASDIKVTASVGVATYPYDGADTSTLLRSADRALYAAKRAGRNRVRSAEQAEVELKDSQQSQ
- a CDS encoding tRNA-dihydrouridine synthase, whose translation is MSSRLQEPLSIGGATVRNRLYRAPVLEGAGDGEDAAAAYQRQFVANAEDGVGLIIQGSSCIWPEGRTSPGMTCVDTRDKMLRLAPMVSAVKRAGATIFIQLGHGGIYAMESWHEPYASQRRGPVLAASPLRPLLRPSFRGVPVHVLTTDEVHAMARRYGEVAGWAREAGYDGVQLGSANAKLLDQFLSPFYNRRTDEFGGSAQARARVLRLIREAVAEHAGPDFPCTVKVPVEVAPFGLPHTSFEEALRLSRLVEEWGFDAVTPVAVSVLPDTTLARGAAATTLRDNTAMAQRLRRAAPRRTRRASLRFGYWWAARRAPFEPVWNRALFTAVSEQVSIPVFAVGGIRTADEVNQILDSGAADMVGIGRPFYAEPHLAARILAGDPGPSACRNSNRCVPAQMLGLPGACYNPEVNREVRSASDSSCST